From Camelina sativa cultivar DH55 chromosome 5, Cs, whole genome shotgun sequence:
gtgaaGATGGGAATAGAACGGCCTGAGTTTTTTTAGAtacataatacaatatatatacaagcGTGAGAGGCCTAGGTGTAACTCCGATTGGAGCTTCCCCTTTCGCGCATTGCATTCACAGCCAAATCTTTCCACTTCTTCAAACTTTCTCAATCAAACCTTAAGAAATGATTTTCAATTCTTGTTACGAATGAAACACAGAGAAGACAAAACCTAGTTGTATTTTCTTCAAGTTGTAACTTTAACTTTTGGGTCAGTTTTCTTCAAAGTGACtgtcattttataaaattagtgaCGTTTTTGAAGTCATTGAAATTATTAACGATTTCGAAGATTCTCTTATAAAAGATTTTTCTCTTAAGTTTTCAATATTTCGTCAGAAATTGTCGgatgtatattatattttataaattttaacgtagttaaatttattttgacatgaatgaaaattattacttattgtggcatatagaaaattattaaaataatattggtttatgtattttttattttattttatgtagatTATATCTTAAAAAGTGTACGgtaattcaaaattcaaatattttcattaacaatttattttctattttaaaattttgcgTAATTACGCAAAGCTTATCTAACTAACTATGTATTTGATGtactcaaagaaacaaaaaaaaaaattgtacagaTAATCGGGTGTGAGAAGGATACGAGGCCATATTCGTCATTTCATAGAGTATGATATTTTCTACAGAAATGAATCAGTTTGTGGTTAACGGCTCTTCTCATGTCCAAATAGtgtaaataatttcttttgctTATAATAATTATCTTCCAAGACCTGGATCACCCTTTGGTTTCTCTTCAATCAAAATGGCACATTTCGCTGTGAGACCTAAACTTCTCTCTAGCAACGATGGATTATCCTCGAGAGACCAATTCCGGCAGAGCCTTTTTTACATGGCCGGTGGTGGCTCTCCCTTGGTTCCGGTTCATAATAGGAGCCGATTAAAGTTTGGTGCGAGAATTTTCTCGTCTTACTCTTTTCcttctaagagaaagaaaaccagAGATTTCGATAACACCGAGAAAAATCTTGGTATTGACGAAGACAACGATGAGTGGGATTTTGATGATGGTTTAGAGACTGATGATCTGTCTTGCTTCAGAGGCTTGGTTCTTGACATTTCATACAGGTCTGAATCTTTTGTGTTTGGTTACCGATTACCatcttattatgattttttactTCACTCGattcttcgttttttttgttattaatattgatgattgaaattaaagaaagcaTTAATTAATTCTtgcaaattttgaattattggCTGCTTCTAAAATTTGGTAGCTAGGGATTGTGACACTTTTAGGCCGGTAAATGGGGTTAATCTGTTATTTTTTGTCTATCAACTTTGGAGTAATTATCCTTTTATAGGCCGGTAAATGTGGTTTGCTGGAAGCGCGCAATCTGTCTCGAGTACATGGATAAGGTTAGACCAAAAACTTCAAACCCATCTtgataactatatattttgataCATAAGAATCCTTAATTCAGGTATTTGTATATTCGATACTGCCTTGTCTAGGCCGATGTTCTGGAGTATTATGATCAGACTGTTAGTTCTCCTACTGGTTCATTCTATATACCTGCTGTGTTAAGGGTATGTAGAGTACatgagtttagtttttttttttttaatctccttTTACCAGTTTGAAGCTTGCTTCATTCATCGCTTGGTGCAGGTTCCACATTTGCTTCAGGttgtcaaaagaagaagagtgaaaaaCTCACTTAGTCGTAAAAGCATTTTACTGCGAGACGATTACACTTGTCAGTGAGTAGTTTGTCTGTGTCCAGTCACAAGACGTACGTTTTCTCTTTTCTGCTGAATCAGACTATTCTTGCTGACAgaaattttgtttggatataGATATTGTTCTTCCCGTGAAAACTTGACCATTGATCATGTTATACCAATCTCTCGAGGTGGAGAATGGACTTGGCAAAACCTGGTATGTGGTTGATTCTGCTAACTTAGTAGAATCAATTGCCGATCGATgggtaaaaataaacaatttaatttgttaAGGTAACATAGGTAACTGCATGTTCAAGATGCAACTCAAGGAAAGGTCAGAAGACAGTAGAAGAAGCACAGATGAAGTTACTCAAGGTCCCAAAGGTATTTCTCATATATAGTTTCCAATTACCAGTCCATAAGCAACAAAACCTTTGTTTTCGTGTAAATCAAGACATTTTGTTGGTAATGGCAGGAACCAAAAGACTATGACATTGTTGCAATACCATTAACCAATGCAGCTATAAGGATGCTGAGATCGAATAAAGGAATGCCAGAAGAATGGCGTCAGTATCTGGCGAAACCTTTGTCCGAGCCATAGCAGTTTCTCTCTCAGGAATCGAGGAACAAAAAAGGTCGTTCCATCTCGTATATATAGAATCGTGGCTCGATCGCATATGTAGATTCATCTAGCTTAACTTCAAACTGTTCACAGTTTGTCGTGGACTTGTTatattgtatgtatatatagtacGTAAATAATGTCAACCATAAACTAACAATCATGATTTG
This genomic window contains:
- the LOC104787308 gene encoding uncharacterized protein LOC104787308 isoform X2, which translates into the protein MAHFAVRPKLLSSNDGLSSRDQFRQSLFYMAGGGSPLVPVHNRSRLKFGARIFSSYSFPSKRKKTRDFDNTEKNLGIDEDNDEWDFDDGLETDDLSCFRGLVLDISYRPVNVVCWKRAICLEYMDKVPHLLQVVKRRRVKNSLSRKSILLRDDYTCQYCSSRENLTIDHVIPISRGGEWTWQNLVTACSRCNSRKGQKTVEEAQMKLLKVPKEPKDYDIVAIPLTNAAIRMLRSNKGMPEEWRQYLAKPLSEP
- the LOC104787308 gene encoding uncharacterized protein LOC104787308 isoform X1; protein product: MAHFAVRPKLLSSNDGLSSRDQFRQSLFYMAGGGSPLVPVHNRSRLKFGARIFSSYSFPSKRKKTRDFDNTEKNLGIDEDNDEWDFDDGLETDDLSCFRGLVLDISYRPVNVVCWKRAICLEYMDKADVLEYYDQTVSSPTGSFYIPAVLRVPHLLQVVKRRRVKNSLSRKSILLRDDYTCQYCSSRENLTIDHVIPISRGGEWTWQNLVTACSRCNSRKGQKTVEEAQMKLLKVPKEPKDYDIVAIPLTNAAIRMLRSNKGMPEEWRQYLAKPLSEP